A genomic stretch from Lysobacter ciconiae includes:
- the coq7 gene encoding 2-polyprenyl-3-methyl-6-methoxy-1,4-benzoquinone monooxygenase — protein sequence METTRRLSRIDRILDDAQRALETVLGSPAAVRPNPAAGQPDVVLEESERRHAAGLMRVNHVGEVCAQALYCGQAAVARDPATRAHLLEAAQEETDHLAWCAGRLVELQDRPSLLNPLWYASSFSIGVLAGLRGDGWNLGFVVETERQVEAHIDENLASLPAADSRSRAILEVMKEDEARHADNAQAAGARILPPPVPSIMSAASRVMKAIAYRV from the coding sequence ATGGAAACCACCCGCCGTCTCAGCCGGATCGACCGCATCCTCGACGATGCCCAGCGTGCGCTGGAAACCGTCCTGGGCTCCCCCGCCGCCGTGCGCCCCAACCCGGCGGCCGGCCAACCGGACGTCGTGCTGGAGGAAAGCGAGCGGCGCCATGCCGCTGGCCTCATGCGCGTCAACCACGTTGGCGAGGTCTGCGCGCAGGCGCTGTACTGCGGCCAGGCGGCGGTCGCGCGCGACCCGGCCACCCGCGCCCACCTGCTGGAGGCGGCGCAGGAGGAGACCGACCACCTGGCCTGGTGCGCCGGCCGCCTGGTCGAGTTGCAAGACCGTCCCAGCCTGCTCAACCCGCTGTGGTACGCCAGCAGCTTCTCGATCGGGGTGCTGGCCGGCCTGCGCGGCGACGGCTGGAACCTGGGCTTCGTGGTGGAAACCGAGCGCCAGGTCGAGGCCCATATCGATGAGAACCTCGCCTCCTTGCCGGCGGCCGATTCCCGCAGCCGGGCGATCCTGGAGGTGATGAAGGAGGACGAGGCGCGGCATGCGGACAATGCCCAGGCCGCCGGCGCGCGCATCCTGCCGCCGCCGGTGCCGTCGATCATGTCGGCCGCCTCGCGGGTAATGAAGGCGATTGCCTACCGGGTCTGA
- a CDS encoding sensor histidine kinase: protein MRWLRDVPVADPVDRRNAPVLQVVMLVILGTAPPIWAYRFSLLKDVPWREDETLGFALSMGFYALAGFSLYLVRTGRFQWAVRQLMVVTAVLMLVSHSSVGFTGNRFEHPLLTVWIVTTGLMIGRTAVWTMCLAVLGAFALGVRVDVMAGEPASGMVTDGIISGLMFVLITAVVDRAATALRESLAAEKLRSDQLVVSNEQLEAEIRERERVMDQLVHARKMEVVGRLSSGLAHDFNHLLGLVQGYAGKGLQSAEPAAMREALQGVDGASRRAAAVATRLLDFGRADARSLETIDVATAVNDLRPVLRQLLSPDIAIDIEGPLVPVHIRFDPAQFELMVLNIAANAGDAMREGGHFSISVTASDGHARIRFSDTGIGMSEPVRRQVLEPFFTTKARGEGTGLGLALVSSMVGDAGGRIDVSSAPGEGTDLVIRIPAIAPDTPTRARRQLAGSAG from the coding sequence ATGCGATGGCTTCGCGACGTGCCTGTGGCCGACCCGGTCGACCGGCGCAACGCTCCGGTCCTGCAGGTGGTCATGCTGGTCATTCTCGGCACGGCACCGCCGATCTGGGCGTACCGGTTCAGCCTGCTCAAAGACGTCCCGTGGCGCGAAGACGAGACGCTCGGCTTTGCCTTGAGCATGGGCTTCTATGCGCTGGCGGGCTTCAGCCTTTATCTCGTGCGTACCGGCAGGTTCCAGTGGGCAGTCAGGCAGCTGATGGTGGTGACGGCGGTGCTGATGCTGGTGTCCCACTCAAGCGTGGGTTTCACAGGCAACCGGTTCGAGCACCCGTTGCTCACCGTCTGGATCGTCACCACCGGGTTGATGATTGGCCGGACCGCCGTCTGGACGATGTGTCTCGCCGTTCTGGGTGCGTTCGCGCTCGGCGTGCGGGTGGACGTCATGGCCGGCGAGCCCGCGAGCGGGATGGTCACCGACGGGATCATCAGCGGTCTGATGTTCGTGCTCATCACGGCCGTGGTGGACCGGGCCGCGACAGCGCTGCGTGAGAGCCTTGCCGCTGAGAAGCTCCGCAGCGATCAACTTGTGGTGTCAAACGAGCAGCTGGAGGCGGAAATCCGTGAGCGAGAGCGCGTGATGGACCAGCTCGTCCACGCCCGCAAGATGGAGGTGGTGGGACGACTGTCCAGCGGACTGGCGCACGATTTCAACCATCTGCTCGGACTGGTGCAGGGATACGCCGGGAAAGGGCTGCAGAGTGCGGAGCCGGCTGCCATGCGTGAAGCACTGCAGGGTGTGGATGGCGCATCGCGTCGGGCCGCCGCGGTCGCCACCCGCTTGCTCGACTTCGGGCGCGCGGATGCCCGCTCCCTGGAAACGATTGACGTGGCAACTGCGGTCAATGACCTCCGGCCGGTGTTGCGGCAACTCCTGAGCCCCGACATCGCGATCGATATCGAAGGGCCGCTTGTCCCGGTCCATATCCGGTTCGATCCGGCACAGTTTGAGTTGATGGTGTTGAACATCGCCGCCAATGCCGGCGACGCCATGCGTGAGGGCGGGCACTTCAGCATCTCCGTGACTGCCAGCGACGGGCACGCGCGGATCCGTTTTTCCGACACGGGTATCGGCATGAGCGAGCCCGTTCGCCGCCAGGTGCTGGAGCCGTTCTTCACCACCAAGGCGCGTGGAGAAGGCACCGGCCTGGGCCTTGCCCTGGTCTCCTCGATGGTCGGCGACGCCGGCGGGAGGATCGATGTCAGCAGTGCCCCCGGCGAGGGGACCGACTTGGTCATCCGAATCCCGGCGATCGCACCGGACACCCCCACGCGTGCGCGGCGCCAGTTGGCCGGGAGTGCCGGATAG
- a CDS encoding anthranilate synthase component II, with product MLLMIDNYDSFTWNLVQYLQVLGAEVKVVRNDELSVAQIEALAPERIVISPGPCTPDEAGVSLEVIRQLGPHTPLLGVCLGHQGIGQVYGGQVVRAGRIMHGKTSPIRHLGTGVFAGLPDGYTATRYHSLVVDKASIPDCLEITAWTDNQDGSMEEVMGLRHREHPVQGVQFHPESILTEHGHALLKNFLDG from the coding sequence GTGCTGCTGATGATCGACAACTACGACAGCTTCACCTGGAACCTCGTGCAGTACCTGCAGGTGCTCGGCGCGGAGGTCAAGGTCGTCCGCAACGACGAGCTGTCAGTGGCGCAGATCGAGGCGCTGGCGCCGGAGCGGATCGTGATCTCGCCCGGCCCGTGCACACCCGATGAGGCCGGCGTCTCACTGGAGGTCATCCGCCAGTTGGGCCCGCACACGCCGCTGCTGGGGGTGTGCCTGGGTCACCAAGGCATCGGCCAGGTCTACGGCGGGCAGGTCGTGCGCGCCGGCCGGATCATGCACGGCAAGACCTCGCCGATCCGCCACCTCGGCACCGGCGTGTTCGCCGGGTTGCCCGATGGCTACACCGCGACCCGCTACCACTCGCTGGTGGTGGACAAGGCCAGCATTCCGGACTGCCTGGAAATCACCGCATGGACCGACAACCAGGACGGTTCGATGGAGGAGGTCATGGGCCTGCGCCACCGCGAGCACCCCGTGCAGGGCGTGCAGTTCCATCCCGAGTCGATCCTGACCGAGCACGGCCACGCCCTGCTGAAGAACTTCCTCGACGGCTGA
- the crp gene encoding cAMP-activated global transcriptional regulator CRP, with protein sequence MRKFNSPLTPDGPTIERFLAHCHRRRYPTRTDVFRPGDPASTLYYIISGSVSIIAEEDEDRELVLGYFGPGEFVGELGLFVESEQREVILRTRTPCELAEIGHERLYDLMLTRLADDAPKLLYSIASQISQRLLDTSRKAGRLAFLDVTDRIIRALHDLAREPEAMSHPDGTQLRVSRQELSRLVGCSREMAGRVLKKLEADGKLHARGKTIVLYGTR encoded by the coding sequence TTGCGTAAATTCAACAGCCCCCTGACGCCTGACGGCCCCACGATCGAACGCTTCCTGGCTCACTGCCACCGTCGTCGCTACCCGACGCGGACGGACGTGTTCCGGCCCGGGGATCCTGCCAGCACGCTTTATTACATCATCTCCGGATCGGTCAGCATCATCGCCGAGGAGGACGAGGACCGCGAGCTGGTTCTGGGCTATTTCGGCCCCGGCGAGTTCGTGGGCGAGCTTGGCCTGTTCGTGGAAAGCGAGCAGCGCGAGGTCATCCTGCGCACCCGCACGCCCTGCGAACTGGCCGAAATCGGCCACGAGCGCCTGTACGACCTGATGCTGACGCGCCTGGCCGACGATGCGCCCAAGCTGCTGTATTCAATTGCCTCGCAGATCTCCCAGCGGCTGCTCGACACCAGCCGCAAGGCCGGCCGGCTGGCGTTCCTGGACGTCACCGACCGCATCATCCGCGCGCTTCACGACCTGGCCCGGGAACCCGAAGCGATGAGCCACCCCGACGGCACCCAGTTGCGGGTTTCGCGCCAGGAACTGTCGCGGCTGGTGGGCTGCTCGCGCGAGATGGCCGGGCGGGTCCTGAAGAAGCTCGAAGCGGACGGCAAGCTGCACGCCCGCGGCAAGACCATCGTGCTCTACGGCACGCGCTGA
- the trpC gene encoding indole-3-glycerol phosphate synthase TrpC, translated as MSDILDTILARKHEEIAQRSQIRTLDSVRARAQSQPPTRGFVDALKQRHLAGEAAVIAEIKKASPSKGLIRKDFDPAAIARSYEAGGAACLSVLTDVDFFQGSNRYLGEARSACSLPALRKDFIVDPYQVYEARMIGADCILLIVAALEDGPMIEMANLAHELGMDVLMEVHDIDELERALQTDCELIGINNRNLRTFEVSLQTSIELKAAVPPDRITITESGIATRDDVAKMRGAGIETFLIGESFMREADPGAALRRMFQA; from the coding sequence ATGAGTGACATCCTCGACACCATCCTCGCCCGCAAGCACGAGGAGATCGCCCAGCGCAGCCAGATCCGCACCCTGGACAGCGTCCGCGCGCGGGCCCAATCGCAGCCGCCAACGCGCGGCTTCGTGGACGCGCTGAAGCAGCGGCACCTGGCGGGCGAGGCGGCGGTGATCGCCGAGATCAAGAAGGCCAGCCCCTCCAAGGGACTGATCCGCAAGGACTTTGATCCGGCGGCGATCGCGCGCAGTTACGAGGCCGGCGGTGCGGCCTGCCTCTCGGTGCTGACCGACGTGGATTTCTTCCAGGGCAGCAACCGCTACCTGGGCGAGGCACGCTCGGCCTGCTCGCTGCCGGCGCTGCGCAAGGATTTCATCGTCGATCCCTACCAGGTCTACGAGGCGCGGATGATCGGCGCCGACTGCATCCTGCTGATCGTGGCTGCGCTGGAGGACGGGCCGATGATCGAGATGGCCAACCTCGCCCACGAGCTGGGCATGGACGTGCTGATGGAGGTCCACGACATCGACGAGCTGGAGCGCGCGCTGCAGACCGACTGCGAGCTGATCGGCATCAACAACCGCAACCTGCGCACCTTCGAGGTCTCGCTGCAGACCAGCATCGAGCTGAAGGCCGCGGTGCCGCCGGACCGCATCACGATCACCGAAAGCGGCATTGCAACGCGGGACGACGTGGCGAAAATGCGCGGCGCCGGCATCGAGACCTTCCTGATCGGCGAGAGCTTCATGCGCGAAGCCGACCCGGGGGCGGCGCTGCGGCGGATGTTCCAGGCGTGA
- the rplM gene encoding 50S ribosomal protein L13 produces the protein MKTFSAKNETVQRDWYVVDASGKTLGRLAAELAHRLRGKHKPVYTPHVDTGDYLVVINAEKIVVTGNKLADKKYYRFTGYIGNLKSETLGQALERHPERVIEIAVKGMLPKNPLGRAMYRKLKVYTGPEHPHTAQQPQLLEL, from the coding sequence ATGAAGACATTTAGCGCCAAGAACGAGACCGTCCAGCGTGACTGGTACGTGGTCGACGCCTCCGGCAAGACCCTGGGCCGCCTGGCCGCCGAGCTTGCCCACCGCCTGCGCGGCAAGCACAAGCCGGTCTACACCCCGCACGTCGACACCGGCGACTACCTGGTAGTCATCAACGCCGAGAAGATCGTGGTCACCGGCAACAAGCTGGCCGACAAGAAGTACTACCGGTTCACCGGCTACATCGGCAACCTGAAGTCCGAGACCCTGGGCCAGGCGCTTGAGCGCCATCCCGAGCGCGTCATCGAGATCGCGGTCAAGGGCATGCTGCCGAAGAATCCGCTCGGCCGCGCCATGTACCGCAAGCTCAAGGTCTATACAGGCCCCGAGCATCCGCACACTGCCCAGCAGCCGCAGCTGCTGGAACTCTAA
- a CDS encoding (Fe-S)-binding protein, with amino-acid sequence MRPASRPLASDPLVALADRCVQCGLCLLVCPTYGRGRMEAESPRGRIALARAWALDTIEPGPLGDAHLDHCLGCGNCEAVCPAGVEYDALLVSARGRQRQRRGASVLQKALEGLVVRPRLLGALVGLYRRTRSLLPHRLQLLPAPPALARDGMRPLRDATAAQPAMSTPSAALFVGCIAGSYEGPARDALTRLCAAAGMQLAVPDGQTCCGAVHAHAGHLDGAAQLAARNREAFAGHAKVLTLASGCHRAVAAAIDGTAMDALALLDARADRLTFRSKPERVALHLPCTQRNASGSVPALRRLLARIPELTVIEIDAGFGCCGAAGNQMLTDPVRAGEYRQPLLDQLASSDATRLLSANIGCRLHLGNGTALPVQHPLEFLAEALIRQDVVDPHLDTSGARGAR; translated from the coding sequence ATGCGCCCTGCCAGCCGTCCGCTTGCCTCCGACCCGCTGGTCGCACTGGCTGACCGGTGTGTCCAATGCGGCCTGTGTCTGCTGGTTTGCCCAACCTACGGCCGCGGGCGCATGGAAGCCGAATCGCCGCGCGGTCGGATAGCGCTGGCGAGGGCCTGGGCACTGGACACTATCGAGCCGGGCCCGCTCGGCGATGCCCATCTGGACCACTGCCTGGGGTGTGGCAACTGCGAGGCGGTCTGCCCGGCCGGCGTTGAGTATGACGCGCTGCTGGTGTCCGCGCGCGGCCGTCAACGCCAGCGGCGCGGTGCCAGCGTGCTTCAAAAGGCGCTGGAAGGCCTCGTGGTCCGGCCCCGACTGCTGGGCGCACTTGTGGGCCTTTACCGCCGCACCCGCAGCCTCCTTCCTCACCGACTGCAGCTGCTGCCTGCGCCTCCGGCACTCGCACGCGACGGCATGCGTCCGCTGCGCGATGCAACGGCTGCGCAACCTGCGATGTCGACGCCATCGGCCGCCCTCTTCGTCGGATGCATTGCAGGCTCCTACGAGGGTCCGGCCCGGGACGCGCTGACCCGGCTTTGTGCCGCGGCGGGCATGCAACTGGCGGTGCCGGACGGGCAGACGTGCTGCGGCGCCGTCCACGCCCACGCCGGCCATCTCGACGGCGCGGCGCAGTTGGCGGCGCGCAATCGCGAGGCGTTTGCAGGGCACGCGAAGGTGCTCACGCTCGCCAGCGGCTGCCATAGGGCCGTCGCGGCTGCGATCGACGGCACCGCGATGGACGCGCTCGCGCTGCTGGACGCGCGCGCCGATCGGCTCACTTTCCGGTCGAAACCCGAACGCGTCGCCCTGCACCTGCCCTGCACCCAGCGCAATGCCAGCGGCAGCGTGCCGGCACTGCGTCGCCTGCTGGCCCGGATCCCGGAACTGACGGTGATCGAGATCGATGCCGGCTTCGGCTGTTGCGGCGCGGCGGGCAACCAGATGCTGACCGACCCGGTGCGCGCCGGCGAGTACCGCCAGCCGTTGCTGGATCAATTGGCCAGCAGTGACGCGACGCGCCTGCTCAGCGCCAACATCGGCTGTCGCCTGCACCTGGGCAACGGCACGGCGCTGCCGGTGCAGCACCCGCTGGAGTTTCTCGCCGAGGCGCTGATTCGACAGGATGTGGTTGACCCGCACCTCGACACCTCGGGCGCCCGCGGCGCGCGCTAA
- the trpD gene encoding anthranilate phosphoribosyltransferase, whose protein sequence is MPITPQEALQRTIEHREIFHDEMVELMRQIMRGEVSPLMTAAIMTGLRVKKETVGEIAGAAQVMREFAVPVEVADRTHLVDIVGTGGDGANTFNISTASIFVIAAAGGRVAKHGGRSVSSKSGSADALEALGAAIELSPGQVAQCIADTGIGFMYAPMHHPAMKVVAPVRREMGVRTLFNILGPLTNPASAPNILMGVFHEDLVGIQIRVLQKMGAERALVVWGRDGMDELSLGAGSLVGELRDGKVREYELHPEDFGIAMSASRNLRVDSPQASITMLSEVLDNRPGPALDIVALNAGAALYVAGVSESIAAGVELARAVLASGAARLKLDEFVAATRALAKP, encoded by the coding sequence ATGCCAATCACCCCGCAAGAAGCCCTGCAACGCACGATCGAACACCGCGAGATCTTCCACGACGAGATGGTCGAGCTGATGCGCCAGATCATGCGCGGCGAAGTCAGCCCGTTGATGACCGCGGCGATCATGACCGGCCTGCGGGTGAAGAAGGAAACCGTCGGCGAGATCGCCGGCGCGGCGCAGGTGATGCGCGAGTTCGCGGTACCGGTCGAGGTCGCCGACCGCACCCATCTGGTCGATATCGTCGGCACCGGCGGCGATGGCGCCAACACCTTCAACATCTCCACGGCGAGCATCTTCGTCATTGCCGCGGCCGGCGGCCGGGTCGCCAAGCACGGCGGTCGCAGCGTGTCCTCCAAGTCCGGCAGCGCCGACGCGCTGGAGGCGCTGGGCGCGGCGATCGAGCTGAGCCCGGGACAGGTCGCGCAGTGCATCGCCGATACCGGCATCGGCTTCATGTATGCGCCGATGCACCACCCCGCGATGAAGGTGGTCGCGCCGGTGCGCCGCGAGATGGGCGTGCGCACCCTGTTCAACATCCTCGGCCCGCTGACCAACCCGGCCAGTGCACCGAACATCCTGATGGGCGTCTTCCACGAGGACCTGGTCGGCATCCAGATCCGCGTGCTGCAGAAGATGGGCGCCGAGCGGGCGCTGGTGGTCTGGGGCCGCGACGGCATGGACGAGCTGTCGCTGGGCGCCGGCTCGCTGGTTGGCGAGCTGCGCGACGGCAAGGTGCGCGAGTACGAGCTGCATCCGGAGGATTTCGGCATCGCCATGTCGGCCAGCCGCAACCTGCGCGTGGACAGTCCGCAAGCGTCCATCACCATGCTTTCCGAGGTGCTCGACAACCGGCCTGGCCCGGCGCTGGACATCGTCGCCCTCAATGCCGGCGCCGCGCTGTATGTCGCCGGCGTGTCCGAATCCATCGCCGCGGGCGTGGAACTGGCCCGTGCAGTGCTCGCCTCGGGCGCCGCGCGGCTCAAGCTGGACGAGTTCGTGGCCGCAACGCGCGCGCTGGCGAAGCCGTGA
- the speD gene encoding adenosylmethionine decarboxylase: protein MVKPLPRLRLQGFNNLTKALSFNIYDVSFAYSEEERQRYIEYIDEEYNADRLTQILTDVADIIGANILNIARQDYDPQGASVTILISEEPVVDKSDAKGVISEAVVAHMDKSHITVHTYPETHPDNGIATFRADIDVATCGVISPLKALNYLIETLESDIVVMDYRVRGFTRDVKGKKHYIDHRINSIQDYLAKNIKSRYEMLDVNVYQENIFHTKMHLKDFDLDQYLFEEKARNLSFKERMKIEARLKREIEELYHGRNLVD, encoded by the coding sequence GTGGTCAAGCCGTTGCCGCGTCTGAGGTTGCAGGGGTTCAACAACCTCACCAAAGCGCTCTCGTTCAACATCTACGACGTCAGTTTTGCCTACTCCGAAGAGGAGCGGCAGCGCTACATCGAGTACATCGACGAGGAATACAACGCCGATCGCCTGACCCAGATCCTGACGGATGTGGCGGACATCATCGGCGCCAACATCCTCAACATCGCCCGCCAGGACTACGATCCACAGGGTGCTTCGGTGACGATCCTGATCTCCGAGGAGCCGGTGGTCGACAAGTCCGATGCCAAGGGCGTGATCTCCGAGGCGGTGGTAGCGCACATGGACAAGTCGCACATCACCGTGCACACCTATCCGGAAACGCACCCCGACAACGGCATCGCGACCTTCCGCGCCGACATCGACGTGGCGACCTGCGGGGTGATCTCACCGCTGAAGGCGCTCAACTACCTGATCGAGACGCTCGAGTCAGACATCGTGGTGATGGACTACCGCGTGCGCGGCTTCACCCGCGACGTGAAGGGCAAGAAGCACTACATCGACCATCGCATCAACTCGATCCAGGACTACCTTGCCAAGAACATCAAGTCGCGCTACGAGATGCTCGACGTGAACGTCTACCAGGAAAACATCTTCCACACCAAGATGCACCTGAAGGACTTCGACCTGGACCAGTACCTGTTCGAGGAGAAGGCGCGCAACCTGTCGTTCAAGGAGCGCATGAAGATCGAGGCGCGGCTCAAGCGCGAGATCGAAGAGCTCTACCACGGGCGCAACCTGGTCGACTGA
- the trpE gene encoding anthranilate synthase component I produces the protein MSPPDSSTPDSPQHQPYQQHVADGHTRIPVVREVLSDLDTPLSVYLKLADGPHTYLFESVEGGERFGRYSIIGLPARRVYAFAGNTLYVTEHGELVEARDVADPFAEVERLRSQHSVPRIDGLPGFTGGLVGWFGFECIQYIEPRLGGPGADGEAKTDELGTPDILLMLSEEVAVFDNLKGRLYLIVHADPSEPQAWARANRRLDQLVHRLRNSGTAYPETLDSYGLDEADFVSGFTREGFIKAVEQSQQYILDGDIFQVVLSQRLSVPFKARPVDVYRALRALNPSPYMYFLDVGDMQVVGSSPEILVRLQFDEAGQGMVTVRPIAGTRPRGATPAEDEALEAELLADPKERAEHLMLIDLGRNDVGRVSQPGTVEVGEQFVIERYSHVMHIVSEVTGTLKPGLSYADVLRATFPAGTVSGAPKIRALEVIRELEPVKRNVYAGSIGYLGWHGDADTAIAIRTAVIQDGRLHVQAGAGIVHDSDPQKEWEETMSKGRALFRAVAEAARGL, from the coding sequence ATGTCCCCGCCAGACAGTTCCACCCCAGACAGTCCGCAGCACCAGCCATACCAGCAGCACGTCGCTGACGGCCACACCCGCATCCCGGTGGTGCGCGAGGTCCTGTCTGACCTGGACACGCCGCTGTCGGTGTACCTGAAGCTGGCCGACGGGCCGCACACCTACCTGTTTGAATCGGTCGAAGGCGGCGAGCGCTTCGGGCGCTATTCGATCATCGGCCTACCGGCGCGTCGCGTGTACGCGTTTGCCGGCAACACCCTGTATGTCACCGAGCACGGCGAGCTGGTCGAGGCGCGCGATGTGGCCGATCCGTTCGCCGAGGTCGAGCGCCTGCGCTCGCAACACTCGGTGCCGCGCATCGACGGCCTGCCCGGATTCACCGGTGGCCTGGTCGGCTGGTTCGGCTTTGAGTGCATCCAGTACATCGAGCCACGGCTGGGCGGGCCCGGCGCGGACGGCGAGGCCAAGACCGACGAGCTGGGCACCCCCGACATCCTGCTGATGCTCAGCGAGGAAGTCGCGGTGTTCGACAACCTCAAGGGCCGGCTCTACCTGATCGTGCATGCCGACCCGTCCGAACCGCAGGCGTGGGCGCGCGCCAACCGGCGCCTGGACCAGCTGGTCCACCGCCTGCGCAACAGCGGCACCGCGTATCCGGAAACCCTGGATTCCTACGGGCTGGACGAGGCGGACTTCGTCTCCGGTTTCACCCGCGAGGGCTTCATCAAGGCCGTCGAGCAATCCCAGCAGTACATCCTCGATGGCGACATTTTCCAGGTCGTCCTCAGCCAGCGCCTGAGCGTCCCGTTCAAGGCGCGGCCGGTGGACGTCTACCGCGCGCTGCGGGCACTCAACCCGTCGCCCTACATGTACTTCCTCGACGTGGGCGACATGCAGGTGGTCGGCTCCTCGCCGGAGATCCTCGTGCGCCTGCAGTTTGACGAGGCCGGGCAGGGCATGGTGACGGTCCGCCCGATCGCGGGCACGCGACCGCGCGGCGCCACCCCGGCCGAGGACGAGGCGCTGGAGGCCGAGCTGCTGGCCGATCCCAAGGAGCGCGCCGAGCACCTGATGCTGATCGACCTGGGCCGCAACGATGTCGGCCGGGTCAGCCAGCCCGGCACGGTGGAGGTCGGCGAGCAGTTCGTGATCGAGCGCTACAGCCACGTCATGCACATCGTCAGCGAAGTCACCGGCACCTTGAAACCGGGGCTGTCCTACGCCGACGTGCTGCGCGCAACCTTCCCGGCCGGCACCGTCAGCGGCGCGCCGAAGATCCGCGCGCTGGAGGTCATCCGCGAGCTGGAGCCGGTCAAGCGCAACGTCTACGCCGGCTCGATCGGCTACCTGGGCTGGCATGGCGATGCCGACACCGCGATTGCGATCCGCACCGCGGTCATCCAGGACGGCCGCCTCCACGTCCAGGCCGGCGCCGGCATCGTCCACGATTCGGACCCGCAAAAGGAATGGGAAGAGACCATGAGCAAGGGCCGGGCACTGTTCCGCGCGGTCGCCGAAGCGGCAAGGGGGCTGTGA
- a CDS encoding haloacid dehalogenase-like hydrolase: MSGAVLPAAGDTPPLVVFDFDHTLYDGDSGSHLFAWMIRRRWWRTALALLLAPLFGPMVAYQPTRRVGISGFVWAGTVGLRGPRELDALIDRYVALHAEQIRARLLPVALAVFQQHRVAGDQVVVATGAPPELARAILAFVAHEDVPVVGTLVGPRLGGLGAARHCHFQMKMTMLREAGFTAPVAVAYSDSSADLPLLLAAERPVVVNPKQANVAMFRNVLPAGTPILNWGCPGRAGEPVPGSAGGAPQRVP, translated from the coding sequence GTGAGCGGGGCCGTTCTGCCAGCCGCAGGCGACACGCCGCCCCTGGTCGTGTTCGACTTCGACCACACCCTGTACGACGGCGATTCGGGCAGCCACCTGTTTGCCTGGATGATCCGGCGTCGCTGGTGGCGGACGGCACTGGCCCTGCTGCTGGCGCCGCTGTTCGGGCCGATGGTCGCGTACCAGCCGACCCGGCGTGTCGGCATCTCCGGGTTCGTCTGGGCCGGTACCGTCGGTCTGCGCGGTCCGCGCGAACTGGATGCATTGATCGACCGCTATGTCGCGCTGCATGCCGAGCAGATCCGCGCGCGCCTGCTGCCGGTCGCGCTGGCGGTGTTCCAGCAGCACCGCGTTGCCGGCGACCAGGTCGTGGTCGCCACCGGCGCCCCGCCCGAACTGGCGCGCGCGATCCTGGCCTTCGTCGCGCACGAGGACGTGCCGGTGGTGGGAACGCTGGTCGGTCCGCGCCTGGGCGGGCTGGGGGCGGCGCGCCACTGCCACTTCCAGATGAAGATGACGATGTTGCGCGAGGCAGGCTTCACGGCGCCTGTGGCGGTGGCCTATTCCGACAGCAGCGCGGACCTGCCGCTGCTGCTGGCGGCGGAGCGGCCGGTCGTGGTCAACCCCAAGCAGGCCAATGTCGCGATGTTCCGCAACGTGCTGCCAGCGGGTACGCCCATCCTCAACTGGGGTTGCCCGGGACGCGCCGGCGAGCCGGTGCCCGGGTCAGCCGGTGGCGCGCCTCAGCGCGTGCCGTAG
- the rpsI gene encoding 30S ribosomal protein S9: MAIQQNYGTGRRKSSTARVYLRKGEGKITINKRSIEEFFGRETARMIVRQPLELTKSTDKFDVNVTVAGGGTTGQAGAIRLGISRALVEYDESLKSELRQAGFMTRDAREVERKKVGLHKARRATQFSKR; the protein is encoded by the coding sequence ATGGCAATCCAGCAGAACTACGGCACCGGCCGCCGCAAGTCCTCCACCGCTCGCGTGTACCTGCGCAAGGGCGAGGGCAAGATCACGATCAACAAGCGCAGCATCGAAGAGTTCTTCGGTCGTGAGACCGCTCGCATGATCGTGCGCCAGCCGCTCGAGCTGACCAAGTCCACCGACAAGTTTGACGTCAACGTCACCGTTGCCGGCGGCGGCACCACCGGCCAGGCCGGTGCGATCCGCCTGGGCATCTCGCGTGCCCTGGTCGAGTACGACGAGTCGCTGAAGAGCGAGCTGCGTCAGGCTGGCTTCATGACCCGCGACGCCCGCGAAGTCGAGCGCAAGAAGGTCGGTCTGCACAAGGCACGCCGCGCGACCCAGTTCTCCAAGCGCTAA